The following coding sequences lie in one Apium graveolens cultivar Ventura chromosome 1, ASM990537v1, whole genome shotgun sequence genomic window:
- the LOC141708038 gene encoding uncharacterized protein LOC141708038: MGTTDPIKEIENSFTLTEVGENKKTKYASFYLKDEANFWWESTKTLEGDGVIMWQRLTELFLEKYLPQYLQDQLEVTFLELKQEGMTVAIYEAKFSELARSVLEYVDTERKKAKRFQQGLKACIRRHVAVFELQTYAAVVQKAIIIEGDSEVSKRENHNKKRKF; the protein is encoded by the coding sequence ATGggaacaacagatccaataaaAGAGATAGAAAATTCCTTTACTTTGACAGAGGTTGGTGAAAATAAAAAGACTAAATATGCAAGTTTCTATCTGAAAGATGAGGCAAATTTCTGGTGGGAATCCACCAAGACTTTAGAAGGAGATGGTGTAATTATGTGGCAACGATTAACTGAactatttttagaaaagtatCTACCTCAATATTTACAAGATCAGTTGGAAGTCACATTCTTAGAATTGAAGCAAGAAGGTATGACTGTAGCGATATACGAGGCCAAATTTTCAGAACTGGCAAGGTCTGTACTAGAATATGTGGATACAGAACGTAAGAAGGCAAAACGGTTTCAACAAGGACTTAAAGCATGCATACGTAGACATGTGGCAGTTTTCGAACTCCAAACATATGCTGCAGTAGTTCAGAAGGCTATAATTATAGAAGGTGACAGTGAAGTGTCAAAAAGGGAGAATCATAACAAGAAAAGAAAATTTTAG